The following proteins are encoded in a genomic region of Protaetiibacter sp. SSC-01:
- a CDS encoding DUF1990 family protein, translated as MGAEPPAGLTYSEVGMSRPGAEVPPGFRVRERRIRLGEGDALWKRAVAVVSGWRIKTAIGFEVVPDDERVVAGRYYDTTYRSRLVRQFEPVRVVWVAEEPRMRGFGYGTRPAHPLTGEECFLVERDADGAVWLITRTVTRVSRGPWRWLAPAVRAGVRIFQRRYAESAVRLILGTDAPLPGLRRARRRMVGEGPSGVDGIARLGYGLGPAPGPFDRPPEEPVELDADELPWELRGGESDSSSNR; from the coding sequence ATGGGTGCCGAGCCGCCCGCGGGGCTGACCTACTCCGAGGTCGGGATGTCGCGGCCGGGCGCCGAGGTGCCGCCCGGATTCCGCGTGCGCGAGCGGCGCATCCGCCTCGGCGAGGGCGATGCCCTGTGGAAGCGGGCCGTCGCGGTCGTCTCGGGGTGGCGCATCAAGACGGCGATCGGCTTCGAGGTCGTGCCCGACGACGAGCGCGTCGTGGCCGGCCGCTACTACGACACGACGTACCGCTCGCGGCTCGTGCGCCAGTTCGAGCCCGTGCGGGTCGTCTGGGTCGCCGAGGAGCCCCGGATGCGCGGCTTCGGCTACGGCACGCGACCCGCGCATCCGCTCACGGGGGAGGAGTGCTTCCTCGTCGAGCGAGACGCGGATGGCGCGGTGTGGCTCATCACGCGCACCGTGACGCGCGTCTCGCGCGGCCCCTGGCGGTGGCTTGCGCCCGCCGTGCGCGCCGGTGTCCGCATCTTCCAGCGCCGCTATGCCGAGAGCGCCGTGCGCCTCATCCTCGGCACGGATGCGCCGCTGCCGGGCCTGCGCCGCGCACGTCGCCGGATGGTGGGCGAGGGCCCGTCGGGCGTCGACGGCATCGCGCGCCTCGGCTACGGGCTGGGTCCCGCGCCCGGGCCCTTCGACCGCCCGCCCGAGGAGCCCGTCGAACTCGACGCGGATGAGCTCCCGTGGGAGCTGCGCGGCGGTGAAAGCGACTCTTCCTCGAATCGTTAG